In the genome of Brachypodium distachyon strain Bd21 chromosome 3, Brachypodium_distachyon_v3.0, whole genome shotgun sequence, the window GGCTTTGGGCATCATATAAACGTGATTGTGATTCGACCATTCAATTGTGAAGTTGGAACTTTGAAATATCTCAGTTTGGTATTACTGAAATGTGGtgcgctgaacttattttaatTATAATCTGTTTTAGTCGGATAAAACAGAATTATGAGAATCCACCGCAACGATAAATGCAGCCTTAATATGAACAAAGAAAAGGCGGAAAGAATGTCCGAACACTCGTGCCAGGCTACCGCAACCATCCACACCGAGTATTCACCGCGCCCAGCACGCACGCATGTAGCTTAGTCTGTTTGTACTTTGAGCACCTATATGTGCATTTGTACGTACGGGAGGAACAGGGTGTGCATATAAACACACCCATCTGAGGAATACAATCGTCACGATTCCCACTTGTCTTGTGAGAATGCTCACGACGACAAGACAAGACGGGGAGCTTTCTGCATCGGCCTTGGGGGCATGGAGGACGGCTGTGAAGTTGGATGGGATGGGGCATCCAGGCGCACATGGCGGCAAACATGTGGTGCATGACGGGGTGCCCCTGCGGGGTTGGAGTTGGAGTCGGAGTCGGGCGCGAGGTAGggaacacaatttttggcATATATATTTCTCACCTGGCCGCAAGCAACCCCTAGAGGCCTACATacggatatatatataggcaATATAATAAGGAAGAAGTAACGATCCGGCCAGCAACTAGGGTTCGCGCGTGTTCAATCCCCACGATcggcatggcggcggcgttgcggCAGACGATGACGCGGGCCCTGCtccgccatcctcctcctccccgcccgTCGCGCTTCAGTACCAGCAGCGGCACGAGCCAGGTTCGCGATTCGATTCTCCGCGGTTggaattcttcttcttcacaacAACACAACCTAGCTCTCACGCAAATCCCGGATAGAAAACTCGATTGAATCACGCATGGATCTGGTTATCGATGGATATCGATCTGCAGGGTCATCGTCATCGGCCGCGTAGTGATCAGTATGATGATCGGCAGCGTCATCACGACCAACTGAGGGCCCAGGCGAGAGGGAtttgggaggaggagcggaAAAGGGCTGCCATTAGGTTTGGTTACCTGCAATCGATACTTGCCCTGGCAATCCTCTCAGGCTCCGGTTATGGGATCTACTACGGAGTCCTCTGAGGCGACGGTCGTCATAGGATCTACCACGGCGCCTTATAGTTCCTCCTATGTCTTTTCTTAGTATGTTTTTTAGGCTTTTAGCTACCGCGTTGCGTCATGTTGAATAAAGCCGAATACTTGTGCTGTCGTCCTTCTCTTTTCAGTTCACCGCACCCAGTAGCGATTTGTAATATTGATATAACTGAGTAATTTGGGAGAATCTAATTCATATGCCGGCCAGCTGCCTTTATCCTCGTTGTCTTCTTCAGAGTTGAGCTGCTCCTTAATTTGGTTGATGGCTTCAGATTTCCAGCCTTTGCAAGTTGCCACTGACACTAGCGGCGCCACTGGCGCACAAACCACGTTAATTAACCCCCTTTATATGCAACAATCATGTTTGAATTATGCATGGATCTGCAGGGTTATGGGACGCGTGCTGGTTTCCACTCGGCCCAGATGGCTGCAGAGCGTCGCCAAGCGGAACTGGTCGAGGCCACGGATGAGGTCATGAGGAATTTGCAAAAGGAACGGGCAAAGACTGACAAAATAATGTTGGGTTTACTGAGCTTGCCTTTCGTTGCAACTGCTGGTTATGAGGTCATGAGGAATTTGGAAAAGGAACGGGCAAAGACTAACAAGGATGAGGTCATGAATAATTCTGTTTAATTTGGGATCGAACCAGGATGTATATCTGTTGAATTCAGTGTTACGGTCCGCACTATAGTAGCAATTTGTGGTTGATTTAACCCTGTTTTGTGCTGCTCTGCCTCTTTTGATGTGGCTTGAGAAATATTTGATGTGTGTTAACCGGAGGTTATATCCTTTGCCGTTTGGAGGCCAAGAGCATGGGATCAAATTCTTGAGGGATACAAGAAAATCTGGAGTCCAAGGAAAGGACGAGGCCTCGACCAATCTACCAGATGGGAGCCTGAACCAAGAGTACAAACGAGCTCATCAAGAGTCCAACTGATAGCCAGCAAATAAATTAATCTTCAGCTGTGTATTAATCTTAAGCTGTTTAAATGGCTACAAGTATATTTTGCAATGGCCGTACCTGCACGACTGCACCGCCCCCCTCCCTTCAATACAAACACTGACAACACTCTTCTGTAGCGCTGCCTGGTAAAACATTTGGCAGCTTTGCCTTCGGTGGTCTGATAGCAACCTTACTTGATACAAGCACTGACAACGGTAAGGCTATGTTTGGTAACAAGGTATTTAAAAAACTAAAGTATTGACAAACTACAGTATATTTTATTCTACATACAAAATACTGGCAAACTTGATTATTTTGGAGTATGGAAATACTTTCAAGCTGTTTGGTAACAAAGTATTAAACTACATTATTCTTATTATCCCAGCTTCTcctattcttcttcttcttcttccaatcTTCCTCCGCCGTGCGCTTGAGTAACAGCAGGGGATGGGCATCTTGGGCACATGGAAAAGAAGGCCGTCCACTCTCTGTTCGGATCAGGATGCCATCGGCTCCACGAGCACGAAGGGGAGGAGCAGACGGAAGAACGAGGCCTTCGGATCCACCACGAGCATGATGCGCTAATTAACTTGCTCATGGTTGCCATCGGCACAAACTAGGGATGTGCTCGCCGCGGAGTAGCCCCTCGCCATGGCTCCGCGTTCGCCGCCTCCAATCAGCCCCGCATCGCGCGCCGCTcgcgtccgccgcctcccgcccgCCCTGCCCCGCGTCACGCCGGCCGCCTCCAACCCGCCCCACCAGCGTTGCGCCCGTCCCTCGGCGCGGCTCACTGTCCGACGTCTCCAACTTGGCCAGCCACGGAAAGCAATCGCCAATTCCTCCGACCATGCATCctggccccgccgcccccctgCTCATAGATCGCCGGGATGGAGACgataggcggcggcggctcgagaACAGCAGCGATGTTCGCTGCTAGCTAGGCGGAGACGTTTTTCTTGCGTGCTCGGTAAAAAATAAAGAGGTCTGGGGTTCTTTATTTTATACAAAGAAAATACTACAGTTTTGCAGATATTATGGTATTAATACTGCAGTTTTTAGGAGTAACCAAACAGTTCACAGTAATTAAAACTCTGGTAATTATAAAAACCATAGTATCGCTAAAATACAGAGAAAATACAGTGCTACCAAACACAGCCTAAGTCTCTAACCAATAAAGTAACCCGACGCCCATCTCCACGAAGTGCGGGCTTCATAGCCTCCTTCACCGGCCGGACACCGGCTATAGTTTCTTGGCCATGCACCGGCATATCTATACCAACTAGCAAAAGatccgtgcgttgctacggaacaacggaaaattgtatcaaaacgccaaattaaatgttgatgtgtttcatgagcacatatgtatataacgATTATGATAAGTTTATTTTCGTATGCTATACTCTGCTCTCGTTCTCTTTTGCACATGTCTTATTTCTATATCTGTGTAAACAAAAAGTGACACATGCTCAAGTCTTTTGCTCTCTATCTTCAGGTTATCATTGTTCTCACATACACCACACTTGAAAAGTCATGTGTGAGTGTTTTCAACTTTTTTGCTGAATTCATGAAGTGATTCTTAATATAATCATGAATAATGAAGAACATGTAGCAATGATAACATTTTATCACTTCCATCCGTCCAAGCCACTCGACCTCCCGTGAAGTGATGATTTAAACAGCAAGTATCTGTATATCGATCAAGACAGCAAGCAGCGACAGCCATCACATAAAGCAAGCGGCAGTATCAAATTTTGCTTAATGGATCCTTGCTCTGCTCTCCTATTACTCCTACTCCgtactttatttctcaaacCCTTTTTCCCAATTTCTTTCGCTCTCCCTCTGACTATCCCTCTgactatcctctccatccacACTGCgtgcaaactcctcctcttcccgtcccgattcatcccgccACCGAACATCGCGCCTCCGTGCGCGGCCGCCCGCTTgtgcgcaccgcctccgcccgtAGATTTCCGCCACCTGTCCGCTCCCGCGTGCCGCCTGCTCCCACTTGCTGTCCTGTACGCcgtgcgccgcccgcctgcaCCCTCTCCTAGCCTTGTTCGCCCGTTTGCCACGCCCGCGTGCCGCCCACACATCGCGCCCCGCCACTGGTTGCCGCGCGCCACTGCCTGTCgggagggccaccgatggctcgcGCCGATGCGGTCCATGCTGCCTTGCGCGAGGCCACCACCATCCcggcctcaggctcatcccatcgccgtccaagtcccacggggagccaccggcgcgcacgagccggtggaggcggtggtCAGGGCGCGCGACGGAGACGCGGgtccgcagccgccttccgcacacggatgtcgccgacgcgcacgagttggtggaggcgaccaagagcggcggcgggcgctggcGAGATCTGGATCGGGCAAggggtgggggtgagattcAAAGGagatatattaaattggagttggtggtgatggtacggtcgcggcggtacgtcacttcaccAAAATTACGAATCTGCCACCGATGTCTCCACGTGTCTTTTAATCCCGGCTCCTGCAGTCctcaagcgcagaaaaaaGACGTACCGAAAGAAAAACAGagccctcctcgctcctcctcctctcctaaGAATCTCACCCCACCCCCTGCCCGATCCGAATCTcgcccacgcccgccgccgctcttgtcgcctccaccagctcgtgcgcgtcggcggcgtccgtgtgcggaaggcggctgcggacccgcggctccgtcgcgcgctccgaccgccgcctcgccagtggctccccgcgggacttggacggcgatggatgagcctgaggccgggatggcggtggcctcgcgcaaggcagcagggaccgcgtcggcgcgagccatcggtggccctccTGACGGGTAGTGGCGTGCGGCGATCAGTGGCCGGACGCGATGTGTGGGCGGCTCACAGGCGTACCTGGTGGCAAGTGAGAGTAGACGGCGCGCGAGAGTGGACGGGCGGCGGGAATCTACAAGCGAGCGGCCGCGCATGGCGGCGTGATGTTTGGTGACAGGATGAATAGGgacagggagaggaggagtttgcactcagTGTGGACGGAGAGGATAgtcagagggagagcgagaaattgggagaagagatttgagaaataatgTACGGAGTAAGGGTAATAAGAGAACAGGGTAAggagaaatatataaataaaacatctgaaaaaagaaagagactAGAGTATAGCCcatgaaaataaacatatcaacatttaatttgattttTGGAAACaattttccgttgttccgtagcaacacacgggttcttttgctagcAAGCATATACTAGCAGAGTGTTCGTGCATTGCTACGGAATAATTTTTCTCGTGCGAGAGATCCCTTTCGTGTGGGGACTGAGGAGAACAGGAGCTTGCACTCGTGTCGTGCGGGAGATCGAGAGGAGGGGGCTTGCGCTAGGATGTACGAAGACGGACAGCTTCAGGACCTGGGGTATTAGGTGGCATATTGGACGTAATTCGGTGACGTAACGTACCGCGAcgcccgtaccatcaccaccaactccaatttaata includes:
- the LOC100844591 gene encoding uncharacterized protein LOC100844591 isoform X2, with the protein product MGWGIQAHMAANMWCMTGCPCGVGVGVGVGREGYGTRAGFHSAQMAAERRQAELVEATDEVMRNLQKERAKTDKIMLGLLSLPFVATAGYEVMRNLEKERAKTNKDEVMNNSV
- the LOC100844591 gene encoding uncharacterized protein LOC100844591 isoform X1 produces the protein MAAALRQTMTRALLRHPPPPRPSRFSTSSGTSQGYGTRAGFHSAQMAAERRQAELVEATDEVMRNLQKERAKTDKIMLGLLSLPFVATAGYEVMRNLEKERAKTNKDEVMNNSV